DNA from Chitinophagales bacterium:
TACCTATTCTGGTAAAAGCTACTGCCATTTTGCTCCACCGAGCCATTTTAGCTGCTTTTCTATATTCAAATGCGCGTCCCATTGCTTAATATACTTAAATATCTATTGGTTTTAAGGAAGGCAAATTTAAGAGAAAAAAATTATTCCTAGCTTTAAGTAATCCTAAATTTCTGAAACACCAATTATTTCTTCCAGTCGACCACTTTTATGATAACCGAAAAACCATTTTCTGGTTTATCCCAACCATTGGTAGGAGTTTGTTTAGCTAATACATGTTTTTCAGCATGAATCAATCCTATATTTTTAGCATAGACTTCAAAAAAATGAGTCTTCTCTATAGCATTACTATCCAAATGTTGAAGAACAGTCACGGTATTGTCAAAATTAAATCCAGAAACTTGTTTTGATTGAAAAATGTCCATATATCTATAGTTCCATTCTCCATATATTTTATTGACTGAAGTGTCAATGTATTTATTGCCTTTCCATGACATACTTGACTTTATAGGTGATTGTAACTTCGTAAATCGAAGATTGTTTTCGTTTTTAGTTACTTCGTCCTTAAGGGGCTGCATGGAGATATTTCTAAGAAATGCCCAAGGTTCCGAAGGTGTTTTTCGAAATAATACTTTTATTTTATACTGATATGGCAGACCGAATCCATGGAGTGTATCTTCGATCCATTCTCGTATATAATAAGTTGTCCCTGTTACAATTGGAGCAGGGTCTAATGAACTTTTAACATAATGAAAAGAGTCAACCTTATAATCAACCCAGTGACCGATAGTTTTAGGAAAATAATCTTGGTAAGAAACCTCGTTTTCTGGAGGAACACTATCTAACTGCTTCTGACAAGATGATAGCCATAAAAGCAAGAGAATCAAAAAGACTCTCATGAATAGCAACATAGAATTTATGAATGAGTCTATGCGTTTTGAGAGCTATTGACTGTATCTGCCTTTGAATAAGCAGGACAAGTCTTGCTTCTACAAGCAGAAGCAGTCAATAATACCACGATAGCAAATAAAAACAATACCTTCTTCATCTGTTATATATTTTATAATCGGGACTACAAATTTTGTAACCACCTTTTAATTTAGGAAACGAAAATAAGGCATTTTTAGTATCTAGCTAAACAATTTTTGAAAACGACAAATTTTAGCGAGAATATGCACTATATTTATCCACAAATTAATTAAAACAAAAGTCCATTGGCAAAAATAAAAAAAGCTTTTTTCTGCACGAATTGTGGTAATGAATCCCCAAAATGGATAGGTCGCTGCCCAGGGTGCAATGAATGGAATACCTATGTGGAAGAAATTATTTCCAAAGAAAATTCTAATCCTAATCAGTCCACGTTTAAAGATTTCTCGGTAAAAACGAAGCCAGTAAAACTCGAAGAAGTTAAACAAAATGATATATCTCGTTTCTATTCGGATGATCCAGAATTCAATCGAGTTCTCGGAGGTGGCATAGTTCCCGGATCTATTGTTCTCATAGGGGGTGAACCAGGGATAGGAAAATCCACGCTTCTTCTTCAAATTGCGCTCTCCCTCAAAGATTTGAAAATTCTATATGTATCTGGTGAAGAAAGTGTAGAACAAATCAAAATGCGAGCGGATAGAATTCAAGCAAAAAATGAAAATCTATACCTATTTTCGGAGACTTGCACACAGACCATTTTTGACCAGGTAAAATCACTCGAACCCAATTTAATCATTATAGACTCCATTCAGACAGTTTATTCACAACATATACTATCAGCATCGGGCAGTATATCTCAGGTAAGAGAATGTGCTGGAGAGTTTCAGCGACTAGCCAAAGAGACTAATATACCTGTCATTCTGATAGGTCATATTAATAAAGAAGGAGAAATAGCAGGACCAAAGTTGCTAGAGCACATTGTAGATACCGTTTTGCAATTTGAAGGAGATAGAAACTATACACATAGGCTGCTGCGAACGATTAAGAATCGCTTCGGTTCTGCCTTAGAGCTAGGTGTATATGAAATGAAATCCGATGGATTGCAACCCGTTATCAATCCATCGGATATTCTATTGGGCAATAGAGATGAAGCTCTCAGCGGGGTAGCTATAGCCTCTACCATGGAGGGAATGCGCCCATTGATGATAGAAGTACAAGCACTGGTAGCCAATGCTGTCTATGGCAATCCTCAGCGTAGCTCCATTGGCTTTGATACGCGACGATTGAATATGCTCCTAGCTATTCTAGAAAAGCGCGGAGGCTTTCAATTATCGAATAAGGATGTATTTCTCAATCTAGCAGGAGGCATCAAAGTGAGCGATCCTGCCCTGGATTTAGCTGTTTTAGCAGCCATCATTTCCTCCTATAAAGACGAAGAAATATCAAGCAATACGGCTTTTTGTGCTGAAGTAGGACTCAGTGGAGAAATACGAGCTGTTTCCCGCATAGAGCAGCGCATAGCCGAAGCCGAAAAATTGGGTTTTGAGAAAATATTTATCTCCAAATATAACGCCAAACTTCCCAAGGATAAATTTACTATCAAAATCGTCCAAGTAGGCAAGATTAGTGAGGTTTATGGGGTTTTGTTTTAGCTGGATTTTAACCGCAAAGGCGCAAAGTATTATGGATAGTTTGAAAAGCATGACCTTCTAGTTTATTTGAAACAACTATCGACTACCTCATAATTTAAAGTCTGTGTCATAATAACTCTTTCACCTGAAGCACGGATACCTTCAAACTTTACTTGGTGACTATAAAAGCCAAGTTGTCTAGGGCATTTAAACTTATAATAGTAAACATTTAAATCATAAAAGTCTTTTTGTAATCTTCCATTTATAAATAGTTTATCTATCATTAATTCATAGTTATCTGCTTTAATAATTACCTCATTATAGCTTCCGGGCAATGCTCTAGTGTTTTTTACTATTGCTATGTGTTGTGTGGAATGATAACTGCCAAAACCTACCTAGCCTAATTGATTTATAATATAGCTTGAGTAGATATTATAAATTGTCATATTGGCAATGTATAGTCTATTTACTATAGTTAAATAATTAAGAGGACTAGTTTGTTGGTAATGAGAAGTAATAATTTGCTTGGCGTTAAACTCACTAAGGCTATCAATTCGTTTTATTTCTAAACTATATCTATCTATAACATTTTCTGAAATTTTATCCTTATTTGTAATCAGTATTTTATTGTAGTTTTGATTTATAAGGTCAACTATGGCGTTTATTTCTTCATCTATACTCTCGATATCATTTTGAGATATTTTATTCAGAAAGAACTTAGGTTTACCATAAGCATTAAACCTAAGCTTTCCAAGTTTTTCTGCACGATACTTTATATGATTAATGGCATCATTTATTTTATTATTTTCTTGTCTCAGTTGATTAAAAATCGGTGCATATATATCTAACTTAACACTCTTATACCTATTGTTTTTTTGCAGCCTCTATAGAAGATTCAGCAATATAATCCATTTGTTTCAAAGCATTAATTTGCATTAAGTCCAAATTAGACTCTTTTATAAAACTATTATATTCCTCAACATCATTTCTATATTGACATTGAAGGAAAAGCAAAGGAAAAATAGAAACAAAGAATC
Protein-coding regions in this window:
- the radA gene encoding DNA repair protein RadA; amino-acid sequence: MAKIKKAFFCTNCGNESPKWIGRCPGCNEWNTYVEEIISKENSNPNQSTFKDFSVKTKPVKLEEVKQNDISRFYSDDPEFNRVLGGGIVPGSIVLIGGEPGIGKSTLLLQIALSLKDLKILYVSGEESVEQIKMRADRIQAKNENLYLFSETCTQTIFDQVKSLEPNLIIIDSIQTVYSQHILSASGSISQVRECAGEFQRLAKETNIPVILIGHINKEGEIAGPKLLEHIVDTVLQFEGDRNYTHRLLRTIKNRFGSALELGVYEMKSDGLQPVINPSDILLGNRDEALSGVAIASTMEGMRPLMIEVQALVANAVYGNPQRSSIGFDTRRLNMLLAILEKRGGFQLSNKDVFLNLAGGIKVSDPALDLAVLAAIISSYKDEEISSNTAFCAEVGLSGEIRAVSRIEQRIAEAEKLGFEKIFISKYNAKLPKDKFTIKIVQVGKISEVYGVLF